In Vicia villosa cultivar HV-30 ecotype Madison, WI unplaced genomic scaffold, Vvil1.0 ctg.000600F_1_1, whole genome shotgun sequence, a single window of DNA contains:
- the LOC131629703 gene encoding uncharacterized protein LOC131629703: MKIKKQSRHRKTLTFFTACFGFHKPYKVLCDGTFVHHLIDNRITPADRALANILSSTVKLYTTRCVVAELKRLGKSYSEALEAARNLIIARCEHEKCVRGELCIMEVVGENNSEHFFVASQDADLRKKLQEIPGVPLIYGLRNALFLESPSAVQKEYVKTLEERRMHMTDIEYQIFRDMAKKKLAGGEDNNSNTEIMENKDSGDPIASAQAIKRSITSRNQIGIKDKPQFKRKRAKAPNPLSCKKKKSRENQNNTLKETKGDSTVKRSRKRNRSRKGPTPAETGS, translated from the exons ATGAAGATTAAGAAGCAAAGTAGACACAGGAAGACTTTGACGTTTTTCACTGCATGTTTTGGTTTCCATAAGCCTTACAAAGTTCTGTGTGACGGAACATTTGTGCATCACCTTATTGACAATCGTATAACCCCTGCTGATAGGGCTCTTGCCAATATTCTTAGTTCTACGGTCAAGCTCTACACAACAAG ATGTGTTGTAGCTGAGTTGAAACGGCTTGGTAAATCGTATTCGGAGGCTCTTGAGGCAGCTCGGAATCTTATAATTGCAAG ATGCGAGCATGAAAAATGTGTGAGGGGTGAACTATGCATCATGGAGGTTGTTGGCGAAAACAATTCTGAGCATTTCTTTGTTGCTAGTCAAGATGCTGACCTACGGAAGAAGTTGCAAGAG ATACCTGGTGTTCCTCTCATATATGGTCTCAGAAATGCTCTTTTCCTTGAATCTCCATCGGCAGTTCAGAAGGAATATGTCAAAACTTTGGAAGAAAGACGGATGCATATGACCGACATAGAATACCAGATATTTAGAGATATGGCAAAGAAGAAATTGGCTGGTGGGGAAGACAATAATTCCAATACTGAAATAATGGAAAACAAGGATTCAGGAGATCCAATTGCAAGTGCACAGGCAATAAAAAGAAGTATTACTTCAAGGAACCAGATTGGCATCAAGGATAAACCTCAGTTCAAGAGAAAAAGAGCAAAG GCTCCAAACCCACTATCGTGCAAGAAGAAGAAAAGCCGTGAAAATCAAAACAATACTTTGAAG GAAACGAAAGGAGATAGCACAGTGAAGAGAAGCAGGAAAAGGAACAGGTCGCGGAAAGGGCCAACGCCAGCAGAAACCGGCAGTTAG